One Bermanella sp. WJH001 genomic region harbors:
- the guaB gene encoding IMP dehydrogenase: MLRIAQDALTFDDLLLVPGYSEVLPNQVNLKTKLTREIELNIPLISAAMDTVTESRLAIAMAQEGGLGIIHKNMTIEQQAAEVRKVKKYESGVVKDPITVPSKTSIRELLEITRQNNISGVPVVDGTELVGIVTGRDVRFETNLDASVASVMTPKDKLITVKEGESNEVVQGLLHVNRIEKVLVVNDNFELVGLMTVKDIDKATAYPNACKDDQGRLRVGAAVGTGPETPDRITALVKAGVDVVIVDTAHGHSKGVIDRVRWAKETYPDLQVIGGNIATGAAAKALADAGADGVKVGIGPGSICTTRIVAGVGVPQISAVADVAAALEGTGVPLIADGGIRFSGDMAKAVVAGAYVIMAGSLLAGTDEAPGEVELFQGRAYKSYRGMGSLGAMGQSQGSADRYFQDSKAGNDKLVPEGIEGRIAVKGPMGNVVHQMMGGLRSAMGYTGCATIDEMRTKPEFVKISSAGMKESHVHDVQITKEAPNYRLG; the protein is encoded by the coding sequence ATGTTGCGAATTGCCCAAGACGCATTAACGTTCGACGATCTACTTCTTGTTCCCGGTTATAGTGAAGTTTTGCCCAATCAGGTGAACCTTAAAACGAAATTAACCCGTGAAATAGAGCTTAATATTCCCCTTATTTCTGCGGCTATGGATACCGTAACCGAATCTCGCTTGGCTATTGCCATGGCGCAAGAAGGTGGTTTAGGTATTATCCATAAAAATATGACCATCGAGCAGCAAGCGGCTGAAGTTCGTAAAGTTAAAAAATACGAAAGTGGCGTGGTAAAAGATCCCATTACGGTTCCAAGTAAAACCTCTATTCGCGAACTGTTAGAAATCACGCGTCAAAACAATATTTCAGGTGTACCGGTTGTTGATGGTACTGAGCTGGTGGGTATTGTGACGGGTCGTGATGTGCGTTTTGAAACCAACCTAGATGCATCGGTTGCCAGTGTCATGACACCAAAAGACAAGCTGATCACCGTTAAAGAAGGTGAAAGCAACGAAGTGGTTCAAGGCCTTTTACATGTTAACCGCATCGAAAAAGTATTGGTGGTGAACGATAACTTTGAGCTTGTGGGTCTAATGACGGTTAAAGACATTGATAAAGCCACTGCTTATCCAAACGCATGTAAAGATGACCAAGGTCGTTTACGTGTTGGTGCTGCGGTGGGTACAGGCCCTGAAACCCCTGATCGCATCACTGCCCTCGTTAAGGCCGGTGTTGATGTGGTGATCGTGGATACCGCCCACGGCCACTCAAAAGGTGTAATTGATCGCGTACGCTGGGCAAAAGAAACCTATCCAGATTTACAAGTAATCGGCGGCAACATTGCCACTGGTGCTGCAGCTAAAGCCTTAGCGGATGCTGGCGCTGATGGCGTAAAAGTGGGTATTGGCCCAGGTTCGATTTGTACCACTCGTATTGTTGCTGGTGTGGGTGTTCCACAAATCAGCGCAGTAGCAGACGTGGCCGCTGCGCTTGAAGGCACTGGCGTGCCGTTGATTGCTGACGGTGGTATTCGTTTTTCTGGTGATATGGCCAAAGCGGTTGTAGCCGGAGCTTATGTGATCATGGCTGGCTCGTTATTAGCGGGTACCGATGAAGCACCGGGTGAAGTGGAATTATTCCAAGGCCGTGCTTATAAATCTTACCGTGGTATGGGTTCATTAGGCGCCATGGGTCAAAGCCAAGGCAGTGCGGATCGTTATTTCCAAGATTCAAAAGCGGGTAATGACAAATTGGTACCAGAGGGTATTGAAGGTCGTATCGCGGTTAAAGGCCCAATGGGTAATGTTGTGCATCAAATGATGGGTGGCCTTCGAAGTGCAATGGGTTATACCGGTTGTGCCACCATTGATGAGATGCGTACCAAACCTGAGTTTGTGAAAATCTCAAGTGCAGGCATGAAAGAGTCTCATGTACATGATGTGCAAATTACCAAAGAAGCGCCTAATTATCGCCTAGGCTAG
- the xseA gene encoding exodeoxyribonuclease VII large subunit yields the protein MSKFAQNNSIISVSQLNRQSKELLETYLHRVQVSGEISNLARPSSGHWYFTLKDQRAQVRCAMFKSRTQYLKFIPKEGEQVVVTASVSLYEARGDYQLIVDAMQSAGEGALQLAFEELKQRLFKEGLFDAQHKQTIPAHPKHLGIVTSPTGAAVKDIISVLKRRFPSLPISIYPTQVQGQQAAQQIANAIEQANRDNICDVLIVGRGGGSLEDLWPFNEEVVARAIFNSRIPTISAVGHEVDTAISDFVADLRAPTPSAAAELVSPDRFEWLGRFEQLERSLARVMKNKIGQQNFHLLQLIKRLRHPKDKLNEHMQRLDMAEMRLKNAMQTRLQQHKNRIQSSQRVLTNYKPDKQLALMQQANQQLHKRLVKAMQGNIHHWQQALGKQVEVLNAVSPLSTLSRGYAINTTQDGQVIHRPSQVNVGDKITAQLHQGKLSCTVDALHDE from the coding sequence ATGAGTAAGTTTGCACAAAATAACAGCATCATTAGCGTCAGCCAGCTGAACCGTCAAAGCAAAGAGTTGCTTGAAACCTACTTGCACCGTGTGCAAGTCAGTGGCGAGATTTCTAACCTTGCTCGCCCCAGCAGTGGCCATTGGTATTTCACGTTAAAAGATCAGCGCGCTCAGGTGCGTTGCGCCATGTTTAAAAGCCGCACCCAGTATTTAAAATTTATTCCCAAAGAAGGTGAGCAGGTAGTGGTCACCGCTTCCGTCAGTTTGTACGAGGCACGCGGCGACTATCAGTTAATTGTGGATGCCATGCAAAGCGCCGGTGAAGGTGCATTACAATTAGCCTTTGAAGAACTCAAACAACGATTATTTAAAGAAGGTTTATTTGACGCACAGCACAAACAAACCATTCCTGCCCACCCTAAACACCTTGGCATTGTTACCAGCCCAACAGGGGCGGCGGTAAAAGATATTATTTCAGTTTTAAAACGTCGCTTTCCAAGCTTGCCCATTTCCATTTATCCCACCCAAGTGCAAGGCCAGCAAGCAGCACAACAAATTGCCAATGCCATTGAACAAGCCAACCGCGATAACATTTGTGATGTATTAATTGTGGGCCGAGGTGGTGGCAGCTTAGAAGACTTATGGCCGTTTAATGAAGAAGTAGTGGCACGTGCCATATTTAACAGCCGTATTCCCACCATCAGTGCCGTAGGGCATGAAGTGGATACCGCCATCAGTGATTTTGTCGCCGATTTACGCGCCCCGACTCCTTCAGCTGCTGCCGAACTGGTTAGCCCAGACCGCTTTGAATGGTTGGGTCGTTTTGAGCAGCTTGAACGCAGCTTAGCTCGAGTCATGAAAAATAAAATCGGCCAGCAGAATTTTCATCTACTGCAATTAATTAAACGGCTACGACACCCTAAAGACAAACTAAACGAGCATATGCAGCGCCTAGACATGGCCGAAATGCGTTTAAAAAATGCCATGCAAACACGTTTGCAACAGCATAAAAACCGCATACAAAGCAGTCAGCGAGTACTTACCAACTACAAGCCAGACAAACAGCTCGCTCTGATGCAACAAGCCAACCAGCAATTGCACAAACGCTTAGTTAAAGCCATGCAGGGCAATATCCATCATTGGCAACAAGCCCTGGGAAAACAAGTAGAAGTCTTGAATGCCGTGAGCCCATTGAGTACGCTAAGTCGAGGTTACGCCATCAATACCACCCAAGATGGCCAAGTGATTCATCGCCCATCCCAAGTGAACGTGGGGGATAAAATTACAGCCCAACTACATCAAGGCAAACTCAGCTGCACAGTGGATGCATTACATGATGAATAA
- the guaA gene encoding glutamine-hydrolyzing GMP synthase, which produces MTDIHAQKILILDFGSQYTQLIARRVRELGVFSEIRAWDMSFEEIQEFAPKAIILAGGPESVHEENSPRAAQEIFDMGLPIFGICYGMQTMSEQLGGKVEGSDIREFGYAQIKAEGNSALFKDIADHVNDKGEKLLDVWMSHGDKVVKMPEGFELMASTPSCPIAGMYHAEKNFFGVQFHPEVTHTLQGGRMLEHFIKDIAGCEGLWTPANIIEDQIKRVQEQVGDKKVLLGLSGGVDSSVVAALLHKAIGSQLTCVFVDNGLLRKNEGDMVMDMFAKNMGVKVIRSDSADLFLGKLAGVSDPEAKRKVIGNTFIEVFDEEASKIKDVDFLAQGTIYPDVIESAASKTGKAHVIKSHHNVGGLPDDMKMDLVEPLRELFKDEVRKIGLELGLPYDMVYRHPFPGPGLGVRILGEVKKEYADVLREADAIFIEELHNFDWYHKTSQAFVVFLPVKSVGVVGDQRRYEWVVSLRAVETIDFMTARWAHLPYELLEKVSNRIINEIEHISRVAYDVSSKPPATIEWE; this is translated from the coding sequence ATGACCGATATACATGCACAGAAAATCCTGATTTTAGATTTTGGTTCTCAATATACTCAACTGATTGCACGTCGTGTGCGTGAACTTGGTGTTTTTTCTGAGATTCGTGCTTGGGACATGAGTTTTGAAGAGATTCAAGAATTTGCCCCTAAAGCCATTATTTTAGCCGGTGGCCCAGAATCTGTGCATGAAGAAAATAGCCCGCGCGCAGCGCAAGAAATTTTCGATATGGGTTTACCAATTTTTGGTATCTGTTACGGCATGCAAACCATGTCAGAACAACTTGGCGGTAAAGTTGAGGGGTCTGATATTCGTGAATTTGGTTATGCACAAATTAAAGCCGAAGGTAACAGTGCATTGTTTAAAGACATAGCCGACCATGTAAACGACAAAGGCGAAAAACTGCTCGACGTTTGGATGAGTCACGGTGATAAAGTGGTAAAAATGCCAGAAGGTTTTGAGCTAATGGCGTCTACGCCATCTTGCCCAATTGCTGGTATGTACCATGCTGAGAAAAACTTTTTTGGTGTGCAGTTTCATCCAGAGGTCACGCACACCTTACAAGGTGGCCGCATGCTTGAGCATTTCATCAAAGACATCGCAGGCTGTGAAGGTTTATGGACGCCAGCCAATATTATTGAAGATCAAATCAAGCGTGTTCAAGAACAAGTGGGCGATAAAAAAGTCTTGCTTGGTTTATCAGGTGGTGTGGACTCTTCGGTGGTTGCCGCGTTATTGCATAAAGCCATCGGTTCGCAATTAACCTGTGTGTTTGTGGATAACGGTCTGCTTCGTAAAAACGAAGGCGACATGGTAATGGACATGTTTGCTAAAAACATGGGCGTAAAAGTTATTCGTTCAGACAGTGCTGATTTATTTTTAGGTAAGCTGGCGGGTGTGTCTGATCCTGAAGCTAAGCGTAAAGTAATTGGTAATACGTTTATTGAAGTGTTCGATGAAGAAGCCAGTAAAATTAAAGATGTGGACTTCTTAGCGCAAGGTACTATCTACCCTGACGTCATTGAATCAGCGGCCTCTAAAACCGGTAAAGCCCACGTTATTAAATCTCACCATAACGTGGGCGGCTTGCCAGACGATATGAAAATGGATTTAGTTGAACCACTGCGTGAATTGTTCAAAGACGAAGTGCGCAAAATTGGACTAGAGCTCGGTTTGCCATACGACATGGTTTACCGTCATCCGTTCCCAGGCCCAGGTCTTGGTGTACGTATTTTAGGTGAAGTGAAAAAAGAATACGCTGACGTATTACGTGAAGCGGATGCCATTTTTATTGAAGAACTACATAACTTCGATTGGTACCATAAAACCTCACAAGCGTTTGTTGTATTCTTGCCGGTTAAATCGGTAGGTGTAGTGGGTGATCAACGTCGTTACGAGTGGGTTGTTTCACTGCGTGCGGTTGAAACCATCGACTTCATGACCGCTCGCTGGGCGCACTTGCCGTACGAACTTTTAGAGAAAGTATCGAACCGTATTATTAACGAGATCGAACACATTTCCCGTGTGGCGTATGATGTTTCATCTAAGCCGCCTGCTACTATTGAGTGGGAATAA
- a CDS encoding DUF4105 domain-containing protein has product MSMFRLITLVSLLWGTTFSVFAASQLSTLSQTAKWRALLHYQSQGLNNVEFSEVDDDRFFLSPAGKYDALAELKATIKAFNQTQAGDDAAACRFPARLKWLQRVLPEYNFKTIACPAFDDWYSKVKGDALFLIFPSSYINSPSSMFGHTLLRLDGKQGHQLLSSAINFAAFTDVNDDEITFTVKGLTGGYPGYVSLVPYYEKVNEYNHIESRDIWEYQLKLSHEQIQEFTRHIWELNEIRFDYFFIDENCSYRLLTLLDAVEPSWQLAAPFSYRTVPTDTIRVLATNDLIGEVNFRPSKTTIIEDQRLQLSEPLREVARALADDPYTMQTSPQFTKLSAQQKAQVLDIAYGYTRYLNLKKKDKDASLPKRSLKLLSLRSKVPFTGEAYHPVTVPDVRDEHGHKTLRSTVGASEDFLELGFRINYHDWLDNLSGYREGAQIEMGDVVVRADESHLQLQHFDVISIRSLGPRHRFSQPISWQVNGGYERWLSDDLGQAHIKLGGGYGYDLGFGIAYGFLQTQVANSKRYDHDWRLGAGAELGYLLQRDRFSVWASAQHLASVIESGDSTEYQLGVSIVLSANQQLRLQWQEQQWRQLKNDQLRLTYAIYH; this is encoded by the coding sequence ATGTCTATGTTTCGATTAATTACCCTGGTGAGTTTGTTATGGGGTACGACCTTTTCTGTCTTCGCGGCGTCACAACTTTCTACGTTGTCCCAAACAGCTAAATGGCGCGCACTTCTGCACTATCAATCTCAAGGTTTAAACAATGTTGAGTTTAGTGAGGTGGATGACGATCGCTTTTTTTTATCCCCAGCAGGTAAGTACGATGCGTTAGCTGAATTAAAAGCGACAATTAAAGCGTTTAATCAAACACAAGCAGGTGATGATGCGGCGGCTTGTCGTTTTCCTGCACGTTTAAAATGGTTGCAGCGTGTATTACCTGAGTACAATTTTAAAACCATCGCATGTCCAGCTTTTGATGATTGGTACAGCAAGGTAAAAGGGGATGCGTTATTTTTAATTTTCCCGTCATCTTATATTAATAGCCCGTCTTCCATGTTTGGTCATACCTTGTTGCGTTTAGACGGCAAACAGGGGCATCAATTATTATCATCGGCCATTAACTTTGCGGCATTCACTGATGTTAATGATGATGAAATTACCTTTACAGTGAAAGGCTTAACCGGTGGTTACCCTGGTTACGTTTCCTTGGTGCCCTATTACGAAAAAGTAAACGAATATAATCACATCGAAAGCAGAGACATTTGGGAGTATCAATTAAAGTTAAGCCATGAGCAGATCCAAGAGTTTACGCGTCATATTTGGGAGCTGAATGAAATCCGCTTTGATTACTTTTTTATCGATGAAAATTGCTCTTACCGATTATTAACCTTATTAGATGCGGTTGAACCTAGCTGGCAATTAGCCGCCCCGTTTTCTTATCGCACGGTACCAACCGATACCATTCGTGTATTGGCCACCAATGATCTGATAGGTGAGGTGAATTTTAGGCCGTCAAAAACCACTATTATCGAAGATCAGCGTTTGCAATTATCAGAACCTTTACGAGAAGTAGCTCGTGCATTAGCGGATGACCCCTACACCATGCAAACAAGCCCGCAATTTACAAAGTTAAGTGCACAACAAAAAGCACAGGTATTGGATATTGCATATGGTTATACCCGTTATTTAAATTTAAAGAAAAAAGATAAAGATGCCTCCTTGCCAAAACGCAGCTTAAAATTATTATCCCTACGCTCGAAAGTGCCTTTTACGGGTGAGGCGTATCACCCGGTAACGGTACCGGATGTTAGAGATGAACATGGCCATAAAACGTTACGCTCAACCGTGGGAGCAAGCGAAGACTTTTTAGAGTTGGGCTTTCGCATTAACTACCATGACTGGTTAGATAATTTATCGGGTTATCGTGAAGGTGCACAAATTGAAATGGGAGACGTTGTGGTACGTGCCGATGAATCGCACCTTCAGTTACAGCATTTTGATGTGATTAGCATTCGCTCCCTTGGGCCGCGTCACCGTTTTAGTCAACCGATCAGTTGGCAAGTAAATGGCGGTTATGAGCGTTGGCTAAGTGACGATTTAGGTCAGGCGCACATTAAACTGGGCGGTGGTTATGGTTATGACTTAGGGTTTGGGATTGCCTATGGTTTTTTGCAAACTCAGGTAGCCAATAGTAAGCGCTATGATCACGACTGGCGTTTAGGTGCTGGTGCTGAATTGGGTTACTTATTACAACGTGATCGTTTTAGTGTTTGGGCGTCGGCGCAACATTTGGCCAGTGTGATTGAATCTGGTGACAGTACAGAATATCAATTAGGCGTGAGTATCGTGCTCAGTGCCAATCAGCAACTTAGGTTGCAATGGCAAGAGCAACAATGGCGTCAACTGAAAAACGACCAACTTAGATTGACCTATGCTATTTACCATTAA
- a CDS encoding methyl-accepting chemotaxis protein produces the protein MTTEQSSISGLLFKTVHSVNDIHNLVSQNAEALGAERSRLKDSEATFSQITVILKQVSESLNKIDSRASETGQNMIQLNQSAAKINDCVVQIENISDQTNLLALNAAIEAARAGEQGRGFAVVADEVRTLAGQTGNTTKEISDIIQATTSFIRHVDKGIEDIQKDATNLKETISIIESWVKLITDLSKDMNIIINRSTNESYIQVAMLSLMSFKSRVYELIATNEPDENKIKLIEDHKGGRFGQWYYEGLGKSTFGRIQGFKNIEQYLIGLHKSASEALLAAKIGSSKDKMRHLNAMEDASKTLIQYLEGLNEELQSMAKNAMESGNNEDILF, from the coding sequence ATGACCACAGAGCAAAGCTCTATTAGCGGCTTGCTCTTCAAAACCGTCCACAGCGTAAATGATATCCACAACCTAGTCAGTCAAAACGCAGAGGCTTTGGGCGCTGAACGTTCACGTCTGAAAGACAGCGAAGCAACATTTAGCCAAATTACCGTCATCCTTAAACAGGTAAGTGAAAGCCTGAATAAAATCGACTCCCGTGCCAGTGAAACCGGCCAAAACATGATTCAGTTAAATCAATCCGCTGCAAAAATTAATGATTGTGTTGTGCAAATTGAAAACATCAGTGACCAAACAAATTTACTGGCCCTTAATGCCGCCATCGAAGCCGCCCGCGCAGGAGAGCAAGGCCGAGGTTTTGCGGTTGTGGCAGACGAAGTACGAACACTAGCTGGGCAAACGGGTAATACTACTAAAGAAATTTCTGACATCATTCAAGCAACCACCAGTTTTATTCGCCATGTGGATAAAGGCATTGAGGATATACAAAAAGATGCCACAAATTTAAAAGAAACCATATCAATCATTGAGTCATGGGTAAAACTAATTACTGACTTAAGCAAAGACATGAACATCATCATCAATCGCAGCACCAACGAAAGTTACATACAAGTTGCGATGCTGAGTTTGATGTCGTTTAAATCAAGAGTGTACGAACTCATTGCGACCAATGAGCCAGACGAAAACAAAATAAAGCTCATAGAAGATCACAAGGGCGGCCGCTTTGGGCAGTGGTATTACGAAGGGTTAGGTAAGTCTACCTTTGGGCGCATTCAAGGGTTTAAAAATATAGAGCAATACTTAATTGGTTTGCATAAAAGCGCATCTGAAGCATTGTTAGCGGCCAAAATTGGCTCCAGTAAAGATAAAATGAGACATTTAAATGCAATGGAAGATGCCAGTAAAACGCTTATTCAATACCTTGAAGGTCTAAACGAGGAGCTACAATCTATGGCTAAAAATGCGATGGAAAGTGGCAACAATGAAGACATTTTGTTTTAA
- a CDS encoding alpha/beta fold hydrolase, translating to MLFTINKTIGLVLCVLLLQGCTSITSLMFYPLKQYPATPAQLGYDYEPVVHQAFDGTKLYSWWMPAKGDAKGNIVFLHGNAQNISYHQFNIHWLVDAGYNVFMLGYRQYGQSEGQAMIPDIFMDVHSGLDWVLTQDNGLPVVVFGQSMGATLAVYGLASFAQKDKIDGVVLDAAFDGYATMAAEAMSRHWLTWVLQLPALAITRKYDPSQWIDQWGEKPLLMLHSPDDKTVPYEAGARLYAKALAPKSWVVTQGAHIRTFQFAQYQQRMLQFMEQLSAKEVN from the coding sequence ATGCTATTTACCATTAATAAAACCATAGGCTTGGTTTTGTGTGTGCTGCTCTTACAGGGTTGCACCAGTATTACTTCCCTTATGTTTTATCCATTAAAACAATATCCTGCGACACCTGCGCAACTGGGTTATGACTATGAGCCGGTAGTGCACCAAGCATTTGATGGCACGAAGCTTTACAGCTGGTGGATGCCTGCCAAGGGCGATGCAAAAGGCAATATCGTGTTTTTACACGGTAATGCGCAAAACATCAGTTATCACCAATTTAATATTCATTGGCTGGTGGATGCCGGTTACAACGTATTTATGCTGGGTTATCGCCAATATGGCCAAAGTGAAGGGCAGGCCATGATTCCTGATATTTTTATGGATGTGCACTCAGGTTTAGATTGGGTGTTAACACAAGACAATGGCTTGCCTGTGGTTGTGTTTGGCCAAAGTATGGGGGCTACCCTTGCCGTATATGGCTTGGCCAGTTTTGCACAAAAAGACAAAATTGATGGGGTGGTGCTAGATGCGGCTTTTGATGGTTATGCCACCATGGCGGCTGAGGCAATGTCACGTCACTGGCTCACCTGGGTGCTGCAATTGCCTGCCTTGGCCATTACTCGTAAGTACGACCCGTCACAATGGATAGACCAATGGGGCGAAAAGCCTCTTTTAATGCTGCATAGCCCAGACGACAAAACCGTACCCTATGAAGCCGGTGCTCGTTTGTATGCTAAAGCTCTAGCACCAAAGTCTTGGGTGGTGACTCAAGGCGCCCATATTCGTACCTTTCAATTTGCACAATATCAGCAACGTATGCTGCAATTTATGGAACAACTATCAGCTAAAGAGGTTAATTAA
- the smrA gene encoding DNA endonuclease SmrA gives MDDFSEFKDAMGDVTPLKMEARVSLNKGQQSRTAIAQRRQAAVTDLQDDPNHLSDTYVHMVKPYDILEYKKDGVQEGVYRKFRLGKYQLDARLDLHRKTVQQAREEVFRFIEDAMKYDLRTLIILHGKGEKEATPALLKSWTNKWLREFDDVIAFHSAQQQHGGTGAVYVMLRKSERKKQETREKHRIK, from the coding sequence ATGGACGACTTTTCAGAATTTAAAGACGCCATGGGAGATGTCACGCCTCTTAAAATGGAAGCCAGAGTTAGCCTCAATAAAGGCCAACAAAGCCGCACCGCCATTGCCCAACGCCGCCAAGCGGCCGTAACGGACTTACAAGACGACCCCAATCACCTCAGTGATACTTATGTACACATGGTGAAACCCTACGACATTCTTGAATACAAAAAAGATGGCGTGCAAGAAGGGGTCTACCGCAAGTTTCGCTTGGGCAAATACCAGCTTGATGCCCGCCTAGACTTACATCGCAAAACCGTACAACAAGCCCGTGAAGAGGTATTTCGCTTCATTGAAGATGCCATGAAGTACGACCTGCGCACCTTAATCATATTGCATGGCAAAGGTGAAAAAGAAGCCACTCCAGCATTGCTTAAAAGCTGGACCAATAAGTGGCTGCGAGAATTCGATGATGTCATTGCCTTTCACAGCGCCCAACAGCAACACGGCGGAACGGGCGCTGTGTACGTCATGTTGCGTAAAAGTGAACGCAAGAAACAAGAAACCCGTGAAAAGCACCGCATTAAATAG
- a CDS encoding peptidoglycan DD-metalloendopeptidase family protein → MMNNTNPLQFSFAICLMLLASLLAMHTQALPQSANVPGGVAIIKLDTPSNIDPQARFKKQAVAVVKQEGHWYAVVGLNLNTKAGEHFIVSQGKRYPFTVTNKEYPEQHIQLKTRKHIDLSAQDLARHKGEKQQANAVFKVFDTTQNLDLNFVKPVVGPYSSPFGLKRFFNGEPRNPHSGLDIAAPTGTDIIAPTSGKVVLTGDFFFNGNVVYMDHGQGLISMFCHLSKIHVKAGDSVQKGEVIGEVGATGRVTGPHLHWSLSLNNARIDPMLFLPADKKQL, encoded by the coding sequence ATGATGAATAACACCAACCCCCTTCAATTCAGCTTTGCCATATGCCTTATGCTGCTCGCCAGCCTACTGGCGATGCACACTCAAGCCTTACCACAGTCGGCGAACGTACCCGGTGGTGTGGCCATCATCAAATTAGATACTCCTAGCAACATCGACCCCCAAGCTCGTTTTAAAAAACAAGCGGTGGCCGTGGTTAAACAAGAAGGTCATTGGTATGCCGTCGTCGGGCTCAACCTAAATACAAAAGCGGGCGAGCATTTTATTGTGAGCCAAGGCAAGCGTTACCCGTTTACCGTCACCAACAAAGAATACCCAGAACAACACATCCAGCTAAAAACCCGAAAACACATTGATCTATCTGCTCAAGACCTTGCTCGACACAAAGGGGAAAAACAGCAAGCCAACGCCGTGTTTAAGGTATTTGATACCACACAAAACCTAGATTTAAACTTTGTAAAACCGGTAGTAGGCCCTTACTCCAGCCCGTTTGGTTTAAAGCGCTTTTTCAACGGCGAGCCACGCAACCCACACAGTGGCTTAGACATAGCGGCCCCCACAGGCACAGACATAATTGCGCCAACCTCAGGTAAGGTCGTGCTCACTGGAGACTTCTTTTTTAATGGCAATGTGGTGTATATGGACCACGGCCAAGGGCTGATCAGTATGTTTTGCCACCTAAGTAAGATTCATGTCAAAGCTGGAGATAGCGTTCAAAAAGGCGAGGTAATCGGAGAAGTTGGGGCAACAGGGCGAGTCACCGGCCCTCACCTGCACTGGTCGTTGAGCCTAAACAATGCCCGCATCGACCCAATGCTATTTTTGCCAGCGGATAAAAAACAGCTCTAG
- a CDS encoding DUF3015 family protein has product MKKFIAGAALAVAASTSFASPAGCGLGTAVVFPDANEWYEHVMAATTNGSSGNQTFGMTSGTLGCEGANGPLKLARVFMDQNMEQLAADSARGQGESLDALTSLIGVDAADKAEFTKEVQANFDSIFVSTEASSEEAYGALVSVMAGNDKLAKYLG; this is encoded by the coding sequence ATGAAAAAGTTCATCGCTGGTGCTGCACTTGCTGTAGCTGCTTCTACTTCTTTTGCTAGCCCTGCAGGTTGTGGTTTGGGTACTGCGGTTGTTTTCCCTGACGCAAACGAATGGTACGAGCACGTAATGGCTGCGACTACTAACGGCTCTTCTGGTAACCAAACCTTTGGTATGACCTCTGGTACGCTTGGTTGTGAAGGCGCAAACGGCCCACTTAAATTAGCTCGTGTATTCATGGATCAAAACATGGAGCAACTAGCGGCCGATTCTGCCCGTGGTCAAGGTGAGTCTTTAGACGCACTAACGTCTCTAATTGGTGTTGATGCAGCTGATAAAGCTGAATTCACTAAAGAAGTTCAAGCGAACTTCGACTCTATCTTCGTAAGCACTGAAGCATCTTCAGAAGAAGCTTACGGCGCGCTAGTGAGCGTGATGGCAGGTAATGATAAACTGGCTAAATACCTAGGTTAA